One window of Planctomycetia bacterium genomic DNA carries:
- a CDS encoding nucleotide exchange factor GrpE, which translates to MPTDDEMMRDSPYGAESSSEAGSGASAARMSTEAGETEASLRAQRDELQDKLLRAQAECANISKRMHQQNVEAVKYAGMSLAREVLHVVDSLDRSLAGFQSGAADGSVLDGIRLIADQLAKVLSDHGIKPIESVGHPFDPMRHEAMMSDYESDMPVGTVTAEYQRGYMMHDRVLRPAKVVVATKKADEEPDSA; encoded by the coding sequence ATGCCGACTGACGATGAGATGATGAGAGACTCCCCATACGGGGCTGAGTCCAGTTCCGAAGCAGGGAGCGGCGCCTCAGCAGCCAGGATGTCGACCGAGGCAGGGGAGACGGAAGCGTCTTTGAGAGCTCAGCGCGACGAGCTTCAGGACAAACTGCTGCGTGCCCAGGCGGAATGCGCAAACATTTCCAAGCGCATGCATCAGCAGAACGTAGAGGCCGTGAAGTACGCCGGAATGAGTCTGGCACGGGAGGTTCTCCACGTCGTTGATAGTCTTGATCGTTCCCTGGCGGGCTTTCAATCGGGCGCAGCGGACGGTTCGGTGCTGGACGGCATCAGGCTGATTGCCGATCAACTGGCGAAGGTCCTCAGCGACCATGGCATCAAGCCGATCGAATCGGTCGGGCACCCGTTCGATCCGATGCGCCATGAAGCGATGATGTCTGATTATGAGTCCGACATGCCCGTCGGAACCGTGACGGCCGAGTACCAGCGCGGTTACATGATGCACGATCGAGTGCTTCGGCCGGCCAAGGTCGTGGTCGCTACGAAGAAGGCGGACGAGGAACCGGACAGCGCATAA
- the dnaJ gene encoding molecular chaperone DnaJ, which produces MPVASKRDYYEVLGVSKNATPDEVKRAYRQAAMNYHPDRGGDAENEGKFKEAAEAYEVLSDPDKRGRYDRYGHAGLGGAAMHDFSHMRADDIFSVFGDIFGDFFGGGGAGRASRGVDLQTELFITLSDVARETEKQIEFTRRDYCDTCGGKGAEPGTEVNTCSTCGGYGQVERTSGMGLFSSRVVTACPDCRGKGSTFTKACSDCKGSGRVAKHRIVTVKVPAGIHDGQAIRLRGEGEPGEQGGSRGDLHCYIRVQDHPFLQRHGHDLLCDVPLSFTQAALGTKIEVPTLTGKVEVSIPAGTQHGEMLRLSKIGLPDMRSRRVGDQIIRVLVEIPQRLSKKQEELLREFAKTEDIRVMPESKGFLDRLKEFLGTIAD; this is translated from the coding sequence ATGCCGGTGGCTTCAAAAAGAGACTACTACGAAGTGCTCGGCGTCTCGAAGAACGCGACGCCCGACGAGGTCAAGCGCGCTTATCGCCAGGCCGCGATGAATTACCATCCCGATCGCGGCGGCGACGCGGAGAATGAAGGAAAGTTCAAAGAGGCCGCCGAGGCCTACGAAGTCCTCTCCGATCCGGATAAGCGCGGGCGATACGATCGCTACGGTCATGCCGGCCTGGGCGGCGCGGCGATGCACGACTTCTCGCACATGCGCGCCGATGACATCTTCAGCGTCTTCGGAGACATCTTCGGAGATTTCTTCGGCGGCGGCGGTGCGGGGCGGGCCTCGCGCGGCGTGGACCTTCAGACCGAGTTGTTCATCACCCTGTCCGATGTCGCCCGCGAGACAGAGAAGCAGATCGAATTCACCCGCCGGGACTATTGCGACACCTGCGGCGGAAAAGGCGCTGAGCCGGGCACCGAAGTTAACACGTGCTCGACCTGCGGCGGATATGGGCAGGTGGAGCGAACCAGCGGGATGGGGCTCTTTTCCTCCCGTGTGGTGACGGCTTGCCCGGACTGCCGCGGCAAAGGCTCAACCTTCACCAAGGCATGCTCGGATTGCAAAGGGTCCGGCCGCGTTGCCAAGCACCGAATCGTCACCGTCAAGGTGCCGGCGGGCATCCACGACGGCCAGGCGATACGTCTTCGAGGCGAGGGAGAGCCGGGCGAGCAGGGCGGGTCGCGCGGCGACCTTCATTGCTACATTCGGGTGCAGGACCATCCGTTCCTGCAGCGGCATGGGCATGACCTCTTGTGTGACGTTCCACTCAGCTTCACCCAGGCTGCGCTGGGTACGAAGATCGAAGTCCCCACGCTCACCGGCAAGGTGGAGGTCTCCATCCCCGCCGGTACGCAGCATGGCGAGATGCTGCGGCTCTCAAAAATCGGCCTGCCGGACATGCGCTCACGGCGAGTTGGGGACCAGATTATTCGCGTCCTCGTCGAGATCCCTCAGCGGCTGAGCAAGAAGCAGGAAGAGCTGCTCCGCGAGTTTGCCAAGACCGAAGACATCCGCGTTATGCCGGAGAGTAAGGGCTTTCTCGATCGACTAAAGGAGTTTCTCGGGACCATCGCCGATTAA
- the groL gene encoding chaperonin GroEL (60 kDa chaperone family; promotes refolding of misfolded polypeptides especially under stressful conditions; forms two stacked rings of heptamers to form a barrel-shaped 14mer; ends can be capped by GroES; misfolded proteins enter the barrel where they are refolded when GroES binds) encodes MAVKQMLFDQRAAESVVSGLSKLAAAVKVTLGPTGRNVLLQKSWGSPRVTKDGVSVSKEIELPQPFENMGAKMVNEVASKTSDVAGDGTTTAVVLAEAIFKEGLRNVASGANPMLLKRGIDKAVEIAVDQIAKMSIKVKGSDDITKVGTVSANGDEAIGKMLADAMEQVGKEGVITIEEGKSLETEKRVVEGMQFDKGYISPYFITNAAEMECVLEDAYILICEKKISSLRDFVPLLEKIVTAGKPLLVITEDLEGEALAALVVNRLRGILKCCAVKAPGFGDRRKAMLGDLAVVTGGEFISEDRGLKLESLELNQLGRAEKIIIDKDTTTIIEGAGKQSDVKARADQIRAQIEKTTSDYDREKLQERLAKLTGGVAVIRVGGATETEVKERKDLVDDAFHATKAAMEEGVVPGGGVALLRCIEPIKSAAKHAEGDERTGMLLVTRALEGPTRQIADNSGKDGAVIVAEILENKGSYGYDARRGEFCDMIKQGVIDPAKVVRCALQNAASVAGVLLMTNVMITELKDKDQENEIPGSVR; translated from the coding sequence ATGGCTGTCAAGCAAATGCTATTTGATCAGCGCGCCGCCGAAAGCGTCGTATCGGGGCTTTCGAAGCTGGCCGCGGCGGTCAAGGTGACCCTGGGGCCGACAGGTCGAAACGTGCTCCTGCAGAAATCCTGGGGCTCGCCGCGCGTGACCAAGGACGGCGTAAGCGTCTCCAAGGAGATCGAGCTTCCGCAACCGTTCGAGAACATGGGCGCCAAGATGGTCAACGAAGTCGCCAGTAAGACGAGCGACGTCGCCGGTGATGGTACGACCACCGCCGTCGTTTTGGCCGAAGCCATTTTCAAGGAAGGCCTCAGGAACGTGGCCTCCGGGGCGAACCCCATGCTCCTCAAACGGGGCATCGACAAGGCCGTTGAAATCGCCGTCGATCAGATCGCCAAGATGTCCATCAAGGTCAAGGGTTCAGACGACATCACCAAGGTGGGCACGGTCAGCGCCAACGGCGATGAGGCCATCGGCAAGATGCTCGCCGACGCCATGGAACAGGTCGGCAAGGAAGGCGTCATCACCATCGAGGAAGGCAAGAGCCTCGAAACCGAGAAGCGCGTCGTCGAGGGGATGCAGTTCGACAAGGGCTACATCTCGCCGTACTTCATCACCAATGCCGCGGAAATGGAATGTGTCCTTGAGGACGCCTACATTCTTATCTGCGAAAAGAAAATCAGTTCGCTGCGGGATTTCGTCCCGCTACTTGAGAAAATCGTCACGGCCGGCAAGCCGCTGCTCGTCATCACCGAAGACCTCGAGGGCGAGGCCCTCGCGGCGCTCGTGGTCAATCGACTCCGCGGCATCCTCAAGTGCTGTGCCGTCAAGGCCCCGGGCTTCGGCGATCGCCGCAAGGCGATGCTGGGCGATCTGGCCGTCGTGACCGGCGGCGAGTTCATCAGCGAGGATCGCGGCCTCAAGCTCGAGTCCCTGGAACTCAATCAGCTCGGTCGTGCCGAGAAGATTATCATCGACAAAGACACGACGACGATCATCGAGGGCGCCGGAAAGCAGAGCGATGTCAAGGCCCGAGCCGATCAGATTCGCGCCCAGATCGAGAAGACCACCAGCGACTACGATCGCGAGAAGCTCCAGGAGCGCCTTGCCAAGCTGACCGGCGGCGTCGCGGTGATTCGCGTCGGCGGTGCAACCGAGACCGAGGTCAAGGAACGCAAGGACCTCGTCGACGATGCCTTCCACGCCACGAAGGCCGCCATGGAAGAGGGCGTTGTTCCCGGCGGCGGCGTAGCGCTGCTTCGCTGCATCGAGCCGATCAAGAGCGCCGCCAAGCATGCTGAAGGCGACGAGCGAACGGGCATGTTGCTCGTGACACGCGCTCTGGAGGGGCCGACGCGGCAGATCGCTGACAACAGCGGCAAGGACGGCGCGGTCATCGTCGCGGAGATTCTCGAAAACAAGGGCAGCTACGGTTACGACGCCAGGCGCGGCGAGTTCTGCGACATGATCAAGCAGGGTGTCATCGATCCGGCCAAGGTCGTTCGGTGTGCCTTGCAGAACGCCGCGAGCGTCGCCGGCGTGCTTTTGATGACCAATGTCATGATCACCGAGTTGAAGGACAAAGACCAGGAGAACGAAATCCCCGGTTCTGTCCGATAG
- the groES gene encoding co-chaperone GroES, whose translation MARLNLNPLDDRIVVEQNVAEERTAGGILLPDNVKEKPTRGKVMATGPGKMLDSGNRAPICVRVGDEVIYGKYSGTEVEVTGKKYTVLRESDVLAVVEK comes from the coding sequence ATGGCACGCTTGAATTTGAATCCGTTGGATGATCGGATCGTCGTCGAGCAGAACGTCGCGGAGGAGCGAACAGCGGGCGGCATTCTTCTGCCCGACAATGTCAAGGAGAAGCCGACGCGCGGCAAGGTCATGGCGACCGGCCCCGGCAAAATGCTGGACAGCGGCAATCGGGCGCCGATCTGCGTCCGGGTCGGCGACGAAGTGATCTACGGCAAGTATTCCGGCACCGAAGTGGAAGTGACCGGCAAGAAGTACACCGTCCTCCGCGAGAGCGACGTGCTGGCGGTAGTCGAGAAGTAA
- the groL gene encoding chaperonin GroEL (60 kDa chaperone family; promotes refolding of misfolded polypeptides especially under stressful conditions; forms two stacked rings of heptamers to form a barrel-shaped 14mer; ends can be capped by GroES; misfolded proteins enter the barrel where they are refolded when GroES binds) — MGAKQLTFNEDARTALLAGVEKLAAAVKSTLGPRGRTAILDKGWGAPTVTKDGVSVAEEIELTDKYENLGAQLVKEASTKTSDAAGDGTTTATVLAEAIFKEGLRCVAAGNDAMAVCRGIEKAITKITEELKELSRPVKADEKNVEDIIRVASISANNDREVGEMLADCFKRVGKDGVITIEEGKSLETTVEVVEGMQFDRGYLSPHFVTNPDEMECVLDKAFVLVFEEKISNVTKLVPLLEKVAKTKRPLLIIAEDVESEALATLVVNKLRGILQVAAVKAPGYGDRRKAMLEDIAVLTGAKAIFKDLGVELENVAITDLGQAKKLHIDADNTTVIEGAGSSKDIQGRISLIRKEIEGTTSDYDREKLQERLAKLAGGVAQIHVGAATESELKEKKSRYEDALHATRAAIEEGIVPGGGVALVRARSALDKLKLKSEGEQFGVNVVRKAVTAPLMAIAKNAGLEPGVVLHKVEAKTGNFGFNALTEEYTDLVKDGVIDPTKVVRTALQNAGSVARILLSTNCCITEKPKSKDDAGAGGHDHGMEDEMGGMGGMGGMGMGGMGGMGGMGGMM; from the coding sequence ATGGGTGCAAAGCAACTGACGTTTAATGAAGATGCCCGGACAGCACTTTTGGCGGGCGTGGAGAAGTTGGCCGCGGCGGTGAAATCCACCCTGGGCCCGCGCGGTCGCACGGCGATCCTCGACAAGGGCTGGGGCGCACCGACGGTGACCAAGGACGGCGTCTCGGTCGCCGAGGAGATCGAGCTTACCGACAAGTATGAGAATCTCGGGGCGCAGCTGGTGAAGGAGGCTTCGACGAAGACCTCCGATGCCGCGGGCGATGGCACGACGACGGCCACGGTTCTCGCCGAGGCCATCTTCAAGGAAGGGCTCCGCTGCGTGGCGGCCGGCAATGACGCGATGGCGGTCTGCCGGGGCATCGAGAAGGCAATCACGAAGATCACGGAGGAGTTGAAGGAACTCTCCCGCCCGGTCAAGGCCGACGAGAAGAACGTCGAGGACATCATTCGCGTCGCTTCCATCTCCGCGAACAACGATCGCGAAGTCGGTGAAATGCTCGCCGACTGCTTCAAGCGAGTCGGCAAGGACGGCGTTATCACCATCGAAGAGGGCAAGAGCCTTGAAACGACCGTCGAAGTGGTCGAAGGCATGCAGTTCGACCGCGGCTATCTCTCGCCGCATTTCGTGACGAATCCAGATGAGATGGAGTGCGTGCTGGACAAGGCATTCGTACTCGTCTTCGAGGAAAAGATCAGCAACGTAACCAAATTGGTCCCGCTCCTTGAAAAGGTCGCCAAGACCAAGCGGCCGCTTCTCATCATCGCCGAGGATGTCGAGAGCGAGGCGCTCGCCACGCTCGTCGTGAACAAGCTGCGCGGCATTCTCCAGGTCGCCGCCGTCAAGGCGCCGGGCTACGGAGATCGTCGCAAGGCCATGCTCGAGGACATCGCCGTTCTCACCGGCGCGAAGGCCATCTTCAAGGATCTCGGCGTTGAGCTCGAAAACGTCGCCATCACCGATCTCGGCCAGGCCAAGAAGCTCCACATTGATGCCGACAACACCACGGTCATCGAAGGGGCGGGTTCCTCGAAGGACATTCAGGGCCGCATCAGCCTGATTCGCAAGGAAATCGAAGGCACGACCAGCGACTACGATCGCGAGAAACTCCAGGAGCGTCTGGCGAAGCTCGCGGGCGGTGTTGCCCAGATTCATGTCGGCGCGGCCACTGAGTCAGAGTTGAAGGAGAAGAAGTCACGCTACGAAGACGCCCTGCACGCGACCCGCGCGGCCATTGAAGAGGGCATTGTCCCCGGCGGCGGCGTGGCACTCGTTCGTGCCCGATCCGCTTTGGACAAGCTCAAACTCAAGAGCGAAGGCGAGCAATTCGGCGTTAACGTCGTCCGAAAGGCCGTCACCGCGCCGTTAATGGCAATCGCGAAGAACGCCGGACTGGAACCGGGCGTGGTTCTTCACAAGGTCGAAGCCAAGACCGGCAATTTCGGGTTCAACGCCCTGACCGAAGAATACACCGACCTGGTGAAGGACGGCGTGATCGACCCGACCAAGGTCGTTCGCACCGCTCTGCAAAACGCCGGAAGCGTGGCGAGGATTCTGCTCTCAACCAACTGCTGCATCACGGAGAAGCCCAAGTCGAAGGACGACGCGGGCGCCGGCGGCCACGATCACGGCATGGAAGACGAGATGGGTGGCATGGGCGGCATGGGTGGCATGGGCATGGGAGGAATGGGCGGCATGGGTGGCATGGGCGGAATGATGTAA
- the rpsG gene encoding 30S ribosomal protein S7: MAFKKWTKSAEQLRPDPRHGSRMAAKFINCMMWNGKKTVAQHIFYDALELIAKKIPDVPPIEVFERAVDNVRPNIQIRSKRVGGSNYQVPMAVNSRRSQSLAIRWILDASRAKKGRPMHMRLASELMDAYNRQGAAMTARDNVHRMADANKAFAHFAW; the protein is encoded by the coding sequence ATGGCGTTTAAGAAGTGGACCAAGTCGGCCGAACAGCTTCGGCCCGACCCCAGGCACGGCAGCCGGATGGCGGCCAAGTTCATCAACTGCATGATGTGGAACGGTAAGAAGACCGTCGCCCAGCACATTTTCTACGACGCGCTCGAATTGATCGCGAAGAAGATTCCCGACGTACCGCCGATCGAGGTGTTCGAGCGTGCAGTGGACAACGTTCGCCCCAACATTCAGATTCGCAGCAAGCGCGTCGGCGGCAGCAACTATCAGGTGCCCATGGCCGTCAATTCCCGGCGAAGTCAGTCGCTGGCCATCCGCTGGATTCTCGACGCCTCCCGCGCCAAGAAGGGCAGGCCGATGCACATGCGATTGGCCTCCGAGCTGATGGATGCCTACAACCGACAGGGTGCCGCCATGACGGCCCGGGACAACGTCCACCGCATGGCCGACGCCAACAAGGCCTTCGCCCACTTTGCCTGGTAG
- a CDS encoding 30S ribosomal protein S12 — translation MPTINQLCSKPRRNELRKSKSKDLDVCPQKRGVCLIVKTMTPKKPNSALRKVARVRLSNGREVTAYIPGIGHNLQEHSIVLIRGGRVRDLPGIRYHIVRGVLDCASVEDQDKFGVRRGKSRSKYGTKRKKA, via the coding sequence ATGCCAACGATTAATCAGCTTTGCTCGAAACCGCGGCGGAACGAATTGCGGAAATCAAAGTCAAAGGACTTGGATGTCTGTCCGCAGAAACGCGGAGTCTGTCTCATCGTCAAGACGATGACGCCGAAGAAGCCGAACTCCGCTCTACGAAAGGTCGCCCGCGTTCGATTGTCCAACGGTCGCGAAGTCACGGCCTATATTCCGGGCATCGGTCACAATTTGCAGGAGCACTCAATTGTGCTCATCCGCGGCGGTCGTGTGCGCGATCTGCCGGGCATTCGATACCACATCGTTCGCGGTGTATTGGACTGCGCCAGCGTCGAAGATCAGGACAAGTTCGGCGTCCGTCGCGGCAAGAGCCGCAGCAAGTACGGTACGAAGCGTAAGAAGGCATAG